In Trichlorobacter lovleyi, the DNA window GTCATCATACTGCCAGGTGTAGGCGCCGCTGCAGCCGCTGTTCTTGATGGTGTCGGGATAGCGTTTTGATGTCGCATCCCACACAAACTTGCAGCCGTCCTCCTGCTCAATGCAGACCACCTGGTTCTGGGCGGCCTTATCCACCGGCTTGCCCGGTTTGCCCGGTTTGCCCTGCTTGTCCTTGCTATCACCCCATTTGCCGTAATCCCCTGCCTTGAGGGCCAGCGGTGAGCAGCCGGCAGAAGCGATGCCGGTGCTGGGGTTTTTATCCGGGCAGGGTGCCTTGTCGCTACACTGGTTGCCGCAGCCGCAGGTGCTGTCGCTGGCGCATTTTGCTGCCAGGATAAAGTACTGCTGCCTTTTCAGGAAATCCTTGTTGTCGGCCTCAAAAAGCTTGTACGGAGCAAGGCAGACACCACCGGCCGGGCGATTGGTCCAGGGACAGGCAGGTAGTGCGCTGCAGCCGACCGTCTTGGTGCAGCTGCTGCTGGCAATGGTGGTCAGGGTGATCTGTACCGGGAAGTTATAGCCATCCACGTAACTGACGTTGTACCAGCTCTTGCCATCCTTGTCGTTCAGGGTAAATTCTGCCATCGAGGCCGGCTGATTGCCGGTGGTGCAGGTATTGTCGCCGCAACCGTTGCCGCCGGAATCCTGACAACAGTCCCCCACGGCGCACTTGTTGCCCTCGCAGCCGGTCCTGGCAACAAACCGGCCGTTAAAGGTCAATGGTGCGCACCAGCTGCGGGTCTTGCCGGCCTCAAGTTTCCAGTCCGGAAAGCTGCTTTTGTCGGGAGCCTGGCCCCGGTTGGCCTTGCCCAGCCAGACCCCCAGAAAGATATCCTCCCCCGAGTTATTGACAAAATTGAGCGGAACGCAACTCTCTGCCTGTGCCAGGGCAACCGCGGCCTGCAGCGGCTGGGGGGCGGCCTGGGCCGCCTCCAGGCATTCCTTGAGATGCTGGGCAAAGATCTCCTGATCGCCGGCCTTATCAAGGTTATAGGTGTATTCAGCCGCCTTCTTCTCACACTCGTAGCGGAGCTTTGAAAAACCCGGCGCCTCGGCTGCCTGGCCCACAGCCGCAACCAGACAGAGGGTGACGCTCAACAGTGCCAACAGCTTCAACCGGACAGATGCCATGGGTATCCTCCTTTTTCAGCGCTGCGTTGTGGGATGGCTGCTGCAGATTGGATTATATACTTCTAACAGAGAGTGGGACGATGTCAAATCAGTCAGCTGGAAAGGGGGAGAGAGAACTGATGCAGTAACTGGGGTATCGTGGTTTATGAAATCATACATGCTTGCAATTATCGCAGTTGTTCCCTAAATAGATAAAATCACGCTGCCTCGTGCAGGCACGCTATGAGGGAGGATGCTATGGCCTGGACCTATCTTGTTCTTGCCGGACTGCTTGAAATCGGCTGGCCGATCGGCCTCAAACTCGGCTGGACGGAAAACGGCCCGCGGCCGCTCTGGCTCGGCTTTGCGGTGCTCTGCATCATACTCAGCGGCTCGTTCCTGTTGCAGGCGCAACGGGTCATACCGATGGGAACGGCCTATGCGGTCTGGACCGGCATTGGGGCGGTGGGTACATTTGTCGTGGGGATCGTGGCCTTTGGCGATGCCGTCAGCATGCTCAGGATCGCCTCGGCCGGCCTGATCATCGCCGGGGTGGTGGGACTGAAGTTTGCCTGAATATCGACAGCCGCCTTATTTGCCAGACCAGCAGTCTGCATCTCCTGCAGCCGCGTTGCCGGATTCGTCCAAAACCGACACTCTGCTGCGGAAAATCGGGGAAGTATCCGCCACCGGCAATGCTGCTGAAGGACCGTCCCATACAGGGGTACATGCGGCTTCACCTGAAGCCCGTGGTTACACGCCTCAGGTCCTCCCCGGAGGCAGTTCCGGGGCGCCCTTGCACCTCTCCAGCGGGTCGCAGATCGTATCCTCGTCGCAGGGGGGCAGATCCCAGGTCTGCGGGGCAGCCCCTTTTCGCATGGTAACGCAAAACAGATCGCGGGGCAGACTGCCCTCCTCCATGCGGTTAACCTGCAGAAGCTCATAGCCCCGGGACAACCGGCGGATCTTTTCAGCCGTAAAGAACTGGACCGCAAACCCACCGATTTCGTAGATATCTTCACCCCAATGGGTGCCTGCCCGGTAATGCCTGTCAAAGTTGCTACGGACCGAATACAGGGCCAATCCGCCCGGTTTGAGAACACGATGCATCTCGCGCAGGACAAAGGCGATCTCAGCCGTGGAAAGCTCCATGCACAGCAGCATGTGGGAATAACATGCGTCGAACTGTTCGTCGGCAAACGGAAGTGCCTCCCGCACGTCGTGACTGAAGGGGTGTAGCTGGGCAAGCAGGCCCGCAGCTGCCGCCTTTTTCCGAACTCCCGCAACCGCAGCTTCTGAATAATCAAGGGCGGTCACCGTCAGCGCCTGCCCGGCAAACAGAACCGTATCGCGGCCCTGGCCGCACCCAACCTCCAGCAGCGAGCGCACGCCGTTTTGCCGGAACAGCTCAAGCGAGACCCTGGCAAACTCACTCGGCTGCTCA includes these proteins:
- a CDS encoding thaumatin family protein, which codes for MASVRLKLLALLSVTLCLVAAVGQAAEAPGFSKLRYECEKKAAEYTYNLDKAGDQEIFAQHLKECLEAAQAAPQPLQAAVALAQAESCVPLNFVNNSGEDIFLGVWLGKANRGQAPDKSSFPDWKLEAGKTRSWCAPLTFNGRFVARTGCEGNKCAVGDCCQDSGGNGCGDNTCTTGNQPASMAEFTLNDKDGKSWYNVSYVDGYNFPVQITLTTIASSSCTKTVGCSALPACPWTNRPAGGVCLAPYKLFEADNKDFLKRQQYFILAAKCASDSTCGCGNQCSDKAPCPDKNPSTGIASAGCSPLALKAGDYGKWGDSKDKQGKPGKPGKPVDKAAQNQVVCIEQEDGCKFVWDATSKRYPDTIKNSGCSGAYTWQYDDAGSLGNCKANEIKGFTISFGKRAAGTIPIQLPNFLLHPTGGLSGTYSIDSGSAHPFTGPDAVPLRVKDGTILTLVRNCSGGGKLTCLMTYNSKTNFTTNDKTCKNPVVGAISWNEAKDRLHDLNLGIPNKDAIQNGRDAEDNQPFTNLCK
- a CDS encoding DMT family transporter gives rise to the protein MAWTYLVLAGLLEIGWPIGLKLGWTENGPRPLWLGFAVLCIILSGSFLLQAQRVIPMGTAYAVWTGIGAVGTFVVGIVAFGDAVSMLRIASAGLIIAGVVGLKFA
- a CDS encoding methyltransferase domain-containing selenoprotein MduS translates to MDRAEPARPDQQEQWDRQFSRSDAFFGEQPSEFARVSLELFRQNGVRSLLEVGCGQGRDTVLFAGQALTVTALDYSEAAVAGVRKKAAAAGLLAQLHPFSHDVREALPFADEQFDACYSHMLLCMELSTAEIAFVLREMHRVLKPGGLALYSVRSNFDRHYRAGTHWGEDIYEIGGFAVQFFTAEKIRRLSRGYELLQVNRMEEGSLPRDLFCVTMRKGAAPQTWDLPPCDEDTICDPLERCKGAPELPPGRT